AGATCTAATACAACAAAATAACTAAATACTATATAGTAATGTTATAcatatataatgatttatttttaaaaaatcccACAATAACACACTAGGAATTCACCTAGTTCTAGTTATTATAGAAAAAGGATGTGAAGAAGGAAAAATATCTCCAATGTAAATGCTATATACACTAAGAATATTGTCTATTAAGAGATGCTAACTCCAAAGATAGGGTAATGTCTCTCACTTATTACATCATATACTTTTATAAAGCTAAAtcccactagatgaattctctcttcatgcaaggtgtccacatcattccccgcTAAGTGACCCAGTAAATattctatctcttcatgcaaggtgtcaacATGATTCTTCACTAAGTCTATGTCATCCCATATTGATTAATTCACCTAGTTTATactatttttaattatataaatgcTAATACTAGTTTTTTTACTTGGTTACTCTTTGCAGTCCTATCTTTAGTAGTATATGTTACTGGCTTTGTGCTATCACGTTTATGTATGGTTATATAACATACTTTTTGTTTATAATTTATGTAAATCTATAAATtgtatatatatgcatactTTATGATATCTTTGGCCTAGTTTAGATAAAAAGGTTTTGGATTATTGACActgcagcactttcgtttatatttggtaattattgtctaactatagactaactaggctcaaaaaattcgtcttgtaaattacagacacactgtacaattagtcacattttatctatatttaatgctttatgtatgtaccgtaagatttgatgtgattagaaattttgaaaaaaaaatagattttgaggtaaactaaagaaggccttaggccagtctcaatgcacgtTTCAtgggagtgtcatgcacattaaatagggtgccacataagcaaaattgttgACTTGGCAGGATCATTAAATAAAGGAGTTTCATCCTCAGTTTATAGTTGTTAACTGTGCAATAAAACTATGTGAGACTTGCGCACGGGATGACAAAGGTTGTGGGAGGACCTTTTGATCTCGTGGTGGGAATTtgaaaagattttttttaattcttGCAGTATTACCTTAAGCACATGATGCAAGACATTGCACAATGAACGCGATTTTCATGGTATACTTGGTTGCTTTGATACCGGAATTATGTGCTTCTATGTTCTATATAATTGACCATGCTTCATAAAAACTCGTGACGATTGACTAAAAAAATGTTCCGAAAAATCACAtactaaatattattttttggtgATAATAGAAtaaaacaagttcaaacttcacTTCAATTTCTATTTCTATGATCATATATTTTGTTCATGTGCAGCCCGTGGACATAAAGCCTGTGCCAACTGTTCCAATATTTAATATCGCCCAGTGACATGTAGGGCCACGTGAGAAGCCATGTCGTTGACATCTTGGCCCCACGTCGTCCGTAGCCACCATGATTACGTGAACCAACTACCGCAGTAGCGGCATCTGTTCCCATCTCTTCCGCCACCGTCTCAATCTCGCCCATCTCCACCACCACacccgtccgccgccgccgccgacgacgacgacgacgatggccCGCCTCCTCGCGCAAACCCTGACCCTAGCCCGCCCCGCTTCCTCCCCCTCCACCACCGCCGCATCGGCCTCCCTCCGTGGCCTCGCCACCAAGGTCGAGATCATCGAGATCGATCTCACCGAGGAAGACGCTAGCTCCTCGGCCCACGGCTCCTCCCCCTCGTCCCCGTCGGTCGAGGTGGTCGGGATCCGGCGCCTGGAGGAGGCCATCCACGGCGTCATGGTGCGGCGCGCCGCGCCCGACTGGCTCCCCTTCGTGCCGGGAGGGTCCTTCTGGGTGCCCCCGCTGCGGCGCCCCCACGGGGTCGCCGAGCTCATGGGCCGGATCACGGCCGCCGGTGGCGCTGACGGGGTTGCCGAGCTGATGGGCGGTATCGCGGCCGCCGAGGGCACCGAGGGAGTCGCCGGGGCCGTTGGCGGCGCCGTCCAAGTCGTGGAGCTCGACGCGCCCATGACGGAGGAGCAGGCGCTATGCTTCTCCACCTCACGCGGCTGGCCCTCGGCCTCTTTCTTCCTCGAAGGTGAGTACCGTTCGTGATCTGGTGCTTAGAATTTCACATGATCTGGCCTATTGgtgccttttttttttaagCAAATAGCTGTGGATCGTTGTGTCAGAAAGATAAACCTTCTCACTTCaattatattttatataatatgcatcctattttatcAGATGTGTAGGAGGATTATTGCTGCGTGTTGGCCTTGctctgtatatatggctgttgcTTGTTACAACTCCTAGCACCCACCAAATTAGCTTTAGGTGGCGTTTGGATAATGAGATATGCAGGGTAGGAATGGCAGATGTTGTGGAGGAAGGAAGAATGGGAAACAAGGAGACTTTGGGATAGGGAAATGGGTATCCTGCTGATTCAATCCTAGTGGGAGAGGTGGGTTAGATCTGGGAAATGAGAACAGAAGTGCAGCGCTTTCAAACTGATTTCATTTGCTGTATTTGGTGGAGTGGTTCCCACTTCCCAGGTAGCCATGGCGATCTCAGCCCGTGCTTCTGGAGGATGAGAATGTGTACTTGACTGTTGTCGATGTGTGAGTGTGTGACCATGGTGAACAAAGTCACCATCATCGGCTTTGTCGCCCGATGGCCAGGGCGGTGGTCTTCAGTTTTGGCTCCAGCACCTGCGGCTAGCCACACATGTGCTCAAGAAAGGCAGCACCAGCAGGACCATCAACGAAGCCTACTATGTTTTGGTTGGAATGTGCGACTAGCCTTCCACAGCAGCACTGAGTGGGTGGACGACACTGGCAAGGAGCTGCTGCTAACCTGCTTAGTGCctctttttcttgttcttctttgctTTCTGTTGACTTCCAAAAGATATGGCTCCAATGAACtcaaagataaaaagataatgATTATCCAGCATGCGCCATTAAAAGGATAGTTAGATTTGTTGTCAGTCTCTTGAGTGGATTAGGGAAAACACAGATGGAATTTACATTACTATGCAATTCTCTTTGTTTGTTTCTTGTGTTACACATGTAATGGTAGTTTTTGGCTCATAACCCAGTTGTTTCGAGGAAGAAAGATCTTTCACTGTTCTCCTGGATGTAGATTTGTAAATTGTTAGATGATAAGACAACCAATCCTTCAAACAGGATAAAATTCAGATCATGTCATGTGCTCATCACTAGGGTAAAAATTGAGGTCTGATTCTTGTATATGGATgcattgaaaatttttggggtaATGTCTTGTAGCCTTGGTCCATTTAAGCGATGATGCTCCCAAAGCTAGTTGTCTTGGCATTTCTGCTGGTGACTATTGTCCAAGTATTAACTGCAAAGGTTTATCTGGTGGCTTTCATTCATGACATGGCTATCTGCTGCACAAGGGTTGTCCTAGACTTCCAATGTTTAGGATGCCAAGTCTCCATGG
This window of the Sorghum bicolor cultivar BTx623 chromosome 7, Sorghum_bicolor_NCBIv3, whole genome shotgun sequence genome carries:
- the LOC8086082 gene encoding uncharacterized protein LOC8086082 — its product is MARLLAQTLTLARPASSPSTTAASASLRGLATKVEIIEIDLTEEDASSSAHGSSPSSPSVEVVGIRRLEEAIHGVMVRRAAPDWLPFVPGGSFWVPPLRRPHGVAELMGRITAAGGADGVAELMGGIAAAEGTEGVAGAVGGAVQVVELDAPMTEEQALCFSTSRGWPSASFFLEGKSPHSRRKSRKGATQTDDEES